DNA from Asanoa sp. WMMD1127:
GATCTGCGCCTGGCCGGCGGGCACCCGGGTGCCGTGCGCGACGAGCAGCAAGCTCATGCCGACACCCGCAGTCGGTAGCCGCGCTTGATGACGGTCTCGACCAGGTCGGCCGCGCCGAGCGAGGACCGCAGGCGGGCCACGGCCATGTCGACGGCGTGCCCCTCGGCGCCGCGGGGGAGGGCCGCCGCGAGCCGGGCCCGGGGCACCACCGCCCCGGGCTGGTCCGCCAATGCCCGCAACAGCGCCATCGAGGCCGGCGCGACCGCACGCAGCTCGCCGTCGACGAGCACCGCGTGGCCGCGCAGCTCGACCGGCAGGCCGGCCACGGTGAGCCGCCGCGCCCGCTCCGGCAGCGCCTGCGTGACGGCCCGGACCAGGGCGCCCAATCGGGCCCGGTCGGGCACCAGCGCGGGCACCCCCCGGTCCCGCAGCGGCGCCGCGGTGACCGGCCCGACGCAGGCGGCCAGCACCCCGGCGTGGAACGCGTCGAGCAATGCGCCGGCCCGGTCGCCGCCGGCGTCGAGCAGCGCGGTGACGGCGGGCGCGCTGGTGAAGGTGACCGCGTCGACCTGGCCGGTGACGATCTGCTCGACCAGCCGGCGCACCGGCTCGGCGTCGTCGCGGGCCGTCCAGCGGTAGACGGGCACCTCGACGACCTCGGCGCCGGCCGCCCGCAGCGCGCCGACGAACTCGTCCTGCGGGCCGCCGTGGAGCTGCACCGCGATCCGCCGACCCGAGACGCCCTCGGTGCGCAGCTTCTCGAGGATCTCCGCGCACGACTCGGTGGGCGCCGACCACTGCTCGGACAGGCCCGCGGCGCGGATCGCCCCGCACGGCTTCGCGCCGCGGGCGATGATCCGGGCCGCCCGCAGGCCGCCGCGCAGCGCGTCGCCGACGCCCCAGCCCTCGGCCGCCTCCAGCCAGCCGCGGAAGCCGATGCCGGTGGTGGCGACCACGACGTCCGGGGCGTGCGCGACGCAGGCGAGCGTGGCGGCGTGCAGCGCCTCGTCGTCGAGCAGCGGGACGATCGTGATGACCGGCGCCGACACCACGCGGGCGCCCCGGCGTTCGAACAACGCCGCCAGCTCCTCGCGCCGGCGCTCGGCGGTGATCGCCACGGTGAAGCCTCGCAGGTCCGCGGTCACGGCGCCCCGATCTCGACCACGCCGCCCCGGACGCGGACGGGAAACACCGGGACGCTGGCCGCCGCGTCGAGGCACTCGCCGGTGTCGAGGTCGTACGCCTGCTTGTGCATGGGTGACGCCACCACCGGCCGGCTGCCGCGGGTGCCGACCACGCCCCGGGACAGCACGTGCGCGCCGCTGACCGGGTCGCGGTTGCCGATGGCCCGCAGCCGGTCGTCGTGCAGCCGGAACACCGCCACCTGCTCGGCGCCGACCAGTGCCGCGACGCCCCGCTCCGGCAGCAGGTCGGCGAGCCGGCAGACCGGCGTCCAGCGGGTCACCGCCGCACCTCCGGCACGGGGAGCGCCACGGCCG
Protein-coding regions in this window:
- the nirD gene encoding nitrite reductase small subunit NirD; this translates as MTRWTPVCRLADLLPERGVAALVGAEQVAVFRLHDDRLRAIGNRDPVSGAHVLSRGVVGTRGSRPVVASPMHKQAYDLDTGECLDAAASVPVFPVRVRGGVVEIGAP
- a CDS encoding uroporphyrinogen-III synthase translates to MTADLRGFTVAITAERRREELAALFERRGARVVSAPVITIVPLLDDEALHAATLACVAHAPDVVVATTGIGFRGWLEAAEGWGVGDALRGGLRAARIIARGAKPCGAIRAAGLSEQWSAPTESCAEILEKLRTEGVSGRRIAVQLHGGPQDEFVGALRAAGAEVVEVPVYRWTARDDAEPVRRLVEQIVTGQVDAVTFTSAPAVTALLDAGGDRAGALLDAFHAGVLAACVGPVTAAPLRDRGVPALVPDRARLGALVRAVTQALPERARRLTVAGLPVELRGHAVLVDGELRAVAPASMALLRALADQPGAVVPRARLAAALPRGAEGHAVDMAVARLRSSLGAADLVETVIKRGYRLRVSA